A stretch of the Vibrio aquimaris genome encodes the following:
- a CDS encoding aldolase, whose translation MKTDTFSKETLMEMAKSSMNATIPDLNLTDRQKLALTCRILFTKGHDSGLAGQITCRSDKPDTFITQRFGLGFDEITADNLLEVDQDLEPLDKQGMANPANRFHTWVYKEHPEVNCIIHTHPTYVAALSMLRVPLTISHMDTCGLYNDCAFLGDWPGVPVGNEEGILISNALGNNRAILLSHHGQLVTGKTIEEACNLAILIERAAKLQLLAMAAGQIQPIPPALANEAHDWVSTDKRNKVNFAYYVRQVLKTHPDCI comes from the coding sequence ATGAAAACTGACACATTCAGTAAAGAGACCCTAATGGAAATGGCCAAGAGCAGCATGAATGCCACTATTCCTGATCTCAATTTAACCGACAGGCAAAAGCTTGCATTAACCTGCCGGATTTTATTCACTAAGGGGCATGATTCAGGGCTTGCAGGGCAAATCACCTGCCGCTCAGATAAACCTGATACCTTCATTACCCAGAGGTTTGGTTTAGGGTTTGATGAAATCACCGCCGATAATCTTCTCGAAGTAGACCAAGATCTAGAGCCTCTGGATAAGCAAGGTATGGCCAATCCAGCTAATCGATTTCACACATGGGTATACAAAGAACACCCCGAAGTGAATTGCATCATTCACACCCACCCAACCTATGTCGCCGCGCTTTCCATGCTTAGAGTTCCGTTAACCATATCTCATATGGATACCTGTGGTCTGTACAATGATTGTGCCTTCCTTGGCGATTGGCCCGGGGTTCCAGTAGGTAATGAAGAAGGAATCCTTATTTCGAATGCGCTGGGAAACAACCGAGCCATTTTACTCTCTCATCATGGTCAGCTGGTGACAGGAAAAACCATTGAAGAAGCATGCAACCTCGCCATTTTGATTGAGCGAGCTGCAAAGCTGCAATTGCTCGCGATGGCAGCTGGACAGATCCAACCCATTCCCCCAGCACTCGCTAATGAAGCTCACGATTGGGTCTCCACGGATAAACGAAACAAAGTGAATTTTGCTTATTACGTAAGGCAAGTACTGAAAACCCACCCCGACTGTATATAA
- a CDS encoding PLP-dependent aminotransferase family protein — MLRPWQTKIWLSRKSGESIHTSLSNQIAEDICSGRLASGHMMPGSRTLALQLGINRKTVQQVYEELESQGWLVSKPRRGTYVADILPELSLSCENQELVSQAQKACSTGNSFESKLRLPNHVIETRSINDGVPDTRLIPYELLSRAFRRAIVQTSRQPYLGYGDPRGTDALRQSLQHMLNMDRFMNVTTDQICVVRGSQMAIYLSSKVMDPKKGVMVVEHLSYSPAVTAFESNGFSVVRCRQDEQGLDIEDLEKILSSYQVVGVYTTPHHQYPTTVSLSMDRRLKLLQLSKRHGFAILEDDYDHEFHYDSRPIPPLATLPNSENVIHIGSLSKVFAPGLRLGYMVSSPTFINRVAEEVTLIDRQGNTVTELAVADLMQSGDVKKHIRKVRKIYQARRDHAASELQRIFNDKVSFHLPQGGLALWIDISQLLTSFSEDKPEDILSNLPVLSGSKLFPNAEAISPAHIRFGFGALTEGEITIALEQFAAQLM, encoded by the coding sequence TTGTTACGTCCTTGGCAAACTAAAATTTGGCTTTCACGAAAAAGCGGGGAGTCCATTCACACAAGCTTGAGCAATCAGATCGCAGAAGACATTTGCTCTGGGCGTTTGGCTTCTGGTCACATGATGCCGGGATCTAGAACCTTAGCGCTTCAGTTGGGGATCAACCGTAAAACGGTTCAACAAGTCTATGAGGAGCTGGAGTCTCAAGGATGGTTGGTTTCCAAACCACGTCGTGGAACCTATGTGGCAGATATACTGCCCGAGCTGTCTTTGTCGTGTGAAAACCAAGAGTTAGTAAGTCAGGCACAAAAAGCTTGTTCCACTGGAAACTCGTTCGAATCGAAGCTGCGTTTACCCAATCATGTGATAGAGACCCGCTCTATTAATGACGGAGTGCCTGATACTAGGCTGATCCCATATGAACTGCTGTCACGTGCTTTTCGCCGAGCAATAGTACAAACGAGCAGACAGCCTTATTTGGGTTATGGTGATCCTAGGGGCACTGATGCTTTGCGTCAGTCACTCCAACATATGCTCAATATGGACAGGTTTATGAATGTCACCACAGACCAAATTTGCGTTGTCCGTGGCAGCCAAATGGCGATTTACCTCTCATCAAAGGTTATGGACCCTAAGAAAGGTGTAATGGTAGTCGAACATCTTTCTTACTCACCGGCAGTGACTGCGTTTGAATCCAATGGATTTAGCGTTGTTCGATGTCGGCAAGATGAGCAAGGCCTTGATATTGAAGACTTGGAAAAGATTTTATCGTCTTATCAAGTGGTAGGCGTTTATACAACGCCACATCACCAATATCCCACAACCGTCAGTTTATCCATGGATAGGCGCCTTAAACTCTTGCAGCTCTCCAAACGCCATGGATTTGCTATATTGGAAGACGATTATGATCACGAGTTTCACTATGATAGTCGCCCCATTCCGCCGCTAGCCACACTTCCAAACAGTGAAAACGTAATTCATATTGGTTCTTTATCTAAAGTGTTTGCCCCAGGCTTAAGGCTTGGATACATGGTGTCGAGCCCAACATTCATCAATCGTGTTGCTGAGGAGGTGACTCTGATCGATAGACAGGGCAATACAGTAACTGAGCTCGCAGTCGCGGACCTGATGCAATCAGGCGATGTCAAAAAACACATTCGTAAAGTTCGTAAAATATACCAAGCTCGTCGAGATCATGCCGCAAGTGAATTGCAGCGCATTTTCAACGATAAGGTGTCGTTTCACCTACCGCAAGGTGGGTTGGCACTCTGGATTGATATTTCACAACTACTAACCTCCTTTAGTGAGGATAAACCAGAAGATATTTTATCAAACTTACCCGTTTTATCAGGCAGCAAACTGTTTCCCAATGCAGAGGCAATATCACCAGCACACATACGATTTGGCTTCGGGGCACTAACAGAAGGTGAAATTACCATTGCTCTAGAGCAATTTGCTGCACAACTGATGTGA
- a CDS encoding ADP-ribosyltransferase: MKLLSKLIFSTAIVTLLAISSVSFAGLKYNKGYYTKAEIKDLIEKLDNPFTKESVDEYYQLMSKLQPSSMQQQYALSYESIDALNYYQQNGYQAIRRAILNGENTEEITPIIEHIDSAFEQGIKFTGETYRGESLIKAYSDGLIKVGDVVSPSTFLSTSVSARSTEGFYGGQRSMFELRNGEASIIMPEMRTDELEVLINRDTFFEVTAIDINPDIGTNNVIYREIAASEVGDRPIKDMHTGENISAVEACEF; this comes from the coding sequence GTGAAGTTGCTAAGTAAACTTATTTTTTCAACTGCCATTGTCACATTACTTGCTATTTCATCGGTGAGTTTTGCTGGGCTTAAATATAACAAAGGATATTACACCAAAGCTGAAATTAAGGACTTAATAGAAAAACTCGACAACCCTTTCACCAAAGAAAGTGTTGATGAGTATTACCAACTTATGTCAAAGCTTCAGCCTTCATCAATGCAGCAGCAATATGCTTTATCGTATGAATCTATTGATGCCCTTAATTATTATCAACAAAATGGCTATCAAGCTATTCGGCGAGCAATACTTAATGGAGAAAATACTGAAGAAATAACCCCCATTATTGAGCATATTGATTCAGCGTTTGAGCAAGGAATTAAATTTACCGGTGAAACCTATCGTGGTGAGTCGTTAATAAAAGCCTACAGTGACGGTTTAATTAAAGTGGGTGATGTTGTTAGTCCTAGCACTTTTCTCTCGACCTCTGTGTCTGCAAGATCAACTGAGGGCTTTTACGGAGGTCAGAGATCAATGTTTGAACTTCGCAATGGAGAAGCGTCGATCATTATGCCTGAGATGAGAACGGATGAATTGGAAGTCTTAATTAATCGAGACACATTCTTTGAAGTGACAGCCATCGATATCAACCCTGATATAGGAACGAATAATGTGATCTACAGAGAAATAGCGGCAAGTGAGGTAGGAGATAGGCCTATTAAAGATATGCACACCGGAGAAAATATATCAGCAGTTGAAGCTTGTGAATTCTAA
- a CDS encoding nickel/cobalt transporter — protein sequence MKLSRTMKTSWLIAVISLLVLIIGAYQVWLIWPSLVLSAIEWQREVNAELADLLYSAQSEPLVSGGYLVGFSFLYGMLHSLGPGHGKVIVSTYLATHPAKVRASLMLTIISAICQALVAILLVSVLIWGFNASMRVVNEKAATFVALSFVLVVVLGLLICWKASKQIYRAIRVPKLKVKTLTPITASPMMSMNAPSSLLMPQSAVHAADHSHDECGCGHQHVAGADEINQASTLREYVGIVASIGIRPCTGAIMALLFANMVGTYWLGVMSALAMAGGTALTTSIIAILTLTSKKIVKRYLAATSSDKTAPWQLAGYYVQLFGGLLLIAIGLLLFSSQDTGMSQVF from the coding sequence ATGAAACTAAGTCGAACCATGAAAACAAGTTGGTTAATTGCGGTTATTTCTTTATTGGTGCTTATTATCGGCGCTTATCAGGTGTGGCTTATTTGGCCTTCTCTAGTCTTGTCGGCCATTGAATGGCAAAGAGAAGTTAATGCTGAGCTGGCAGATTTACTTTATAGCGCGCAAAGCGAGCCATTGGTGTCAGGTGGGTATTTGGTCGGATTCAGTTTTCTTTATGGAATGCTTCATTCGCTTGGGCCTGGTCATGGTAAGGTGATTGTTTCTACCTATTTAGCCACGCATCCTGCGAAAGTAAGGGCGAGTTTGATGCTGACCATTATTTCAGCCATATGCCAAGCCTTGGTGGCCATCTTATTGGTGAGCGTCTTAATTTGGGGCTTTAATGCGTCAATGCGAGTGGTGAATGAAAAGGCCGCTACCTTTGTTGCGCTTAGCTTTGTTTTGGTTGTGGTGCTTGGTCTTCTGATTTGTTGGAAAGCGAGCAAGCAGATTTACCGAGCTATTCGAGTGCCTAAGCTGAAGGTGAAAACCTTGACGCCAATCACCGCCTCACCAATGATGTCGATGAATGCCCCTAGTTCGTTATTGATGCCCCAGAGTGCTGTGCATGCTGCAGACCACTCACACGATGAATGTGGCTGCGGACATCAGCACGTGGCAGGTGCTGATGAAATTAATCAGGCATCGACCTTGAGAGAATACGTTGGGATTGTTGCAAGCATAGGGATTAGACCATGTACCGGTGCTATCATGGCGCTGTTGTTTGCCAATATGGTAGGCACCTATTGGTTGGGCGTGATGAGTGCACTTGCCATGGCTGGTGGAACCGCTCTGACAACCTCAATTATTGCCATCTTAACCTTGACCAGTAAGAAAATAGTCAAACGTTACCTTGCTGCAACCAGCAGTGACAAAACGGCGCCATGGCAACTCGCTGGCTATTATGTGCAGCTTTTTGGTGGCTTACTCCTTATCGCCATTGGCTTATTATTGTTCAGCAGCCAAGATACAGGTATGTCACAGGTGTTCTAG
- a CDS encoding DUF1007 family protein, translating to MSFTVRMKKWTKAFRWLSMHTRRRFCRRFMLGSLASLSLLSVSLPLQAHPHSWVNMKTHIEGENGVVSGLKMEWTFDSMTSAYLLDGEDMSPENAQSTLDKLAKTVVKNMLSQHYFTYFYDGEEPIKYHPATDQKFERDKSKLKLSFALPLAKPQPVTRDTLRLLVFDSSYYVDMAWRSKSDVVLSKGLAQQCQFDLVEPHPTSQQMMYAMSLPEDADPDNTLGQLFTQMVKMQCAVVAS from the coding sequence ATGAGTTTCACCGTTAGGATGAAAAAGTGGACCAAAGCTTTTAGATGGCTATCCATGCATACAAGGCGAAGGTTCTGCCGGCGTTTTATGCTAGGGAGTTTAGCGAGCTTATCGCTATTGAGTGTCTCTCTTCCTCTTCAGGCTCATCCTCATTCTTGGGTTAATATGAAAACTCATATCGAAGGTGAAAATGGTGTGGTCAGCGGCCTTAAAATGGAGTGGACGTTTGATTCAATGACGTCAGCCTATTTGCTTGATGGTGAAGATATGTCGCCTGAAAACGCGCAAAGCACTTTAGATAAGCTGGCCAAAACCGTGGTAAAGAATATGCTAAGCCAACACTACTTTACCTACTTTTATGATGGCGAGGAGCCAATCAAATATCACCCGGCCACTGACCAAAAATTTGAGCGCGATAAATCTAAGTTAAAACTCAGTTTCGCGCTACCACTGGCTAAGCCTCAACCGGTAACCAGAGATACGCTGCGCTTGCTGGTCTTTGATTCCAGTTATTATGTTGATATGGCTTGGCGCTCTAAATCTGATGTTGTTCTGTCTAAAGGGCTGGCGCAGCAATGCCAATTCGATCTGGTTGAACCTCATCCTACTTCTCAGCAAATGATGTATGCCATGTCGTTACCTGAAGATGCTGACCCGGATAATACCCTTGGTCAGCTATTTACCCAGATGGTCAAAATGCAATGTGCGGTTGTAGCTAGCTAA
- a CDS encoding DMT family transporter — MNKGVALAIFSAFVFSVMNALIKAASLTIPSAEIVFFRSAIGSVLVLGLMWQAKVTLSSTGVPLLVLRGLFGAFYLLAFVYTIAHIPLADAAILAYLSPFFVIVLSHFVLGERLPAKAKFLLPVVLAGVGLVTNPFDYQSFNIYALAGVASALFAAGASITIRHLSKRHHTYEIVFYFLMTAMLVSGYLMKDDFVMPQGATWLYLIAIGVVSLIGQIFLTKAFTHENAAVVAGTRYIGLVFNVLWGVIFWQEIPSWMTVLGGCMIVVACIALSWKKTKEPSNTPADAADKPLRTS; from the coding sequence ATGAATAAAGGTGTGGCGCTTGCCATTTTCTCCGCTTTCGTTTTTAGCGTGATGAACGCGCTAATTAAAGCAGCCAGTTTAACCATCCCCAGTGCAGAAATTGTGTTTTTCCGCAGTGCTATTGGCAGTGTATTAGTGCTCGGTTTAATGTGGCAGGCCAAGGTGACTTTGTCGAGCACAGGTGTACCACTGTTGGTGCTGAGAGGTTTATTTGGCGCTTTCTATCTGTTGGCTTTTGTCTATACGATCGCCCATATTCCATTGGCTGATGCTGCCATTTTGGCGTATTTGTCGCCCTTTTTTGTGATTGTCTTATCGCACTTTGTATTAGGGGAGCGTTTACCCGCTAAAGCGAAATTCTTGCTTCCTGTGGTGCTTGCAGGGGTTGGGCTAGTCACGAACCCATTTGATTATCAGTCGTTTAACATTTATGCGCTTGCTGGGGTCGCCAGTGCTTTGTTTGCGGCAGGTGCATCGATCACAATTCGACACTTAAGCAAGCGACACCACACCTATGAGATTGTTTTTTATTTCTTGATGACCGCCATGTTGGTATCTGGTTATCTGATGAAAGATGATTTTGTCATGCCTCAGGGAGCGACTTGGCTCTACCTTATCGCCATTGGAGTTGTATCGCTTATCGGACAAATCTTTTTGACCAAGGCGTTTACTCATGAGAATGCTGCGGTAGTGGCAGGTACACGTTACATAGGGTTGGTATTTAATGTGTTGTGGGGCGTTATCTTTTGGCAGGAAATCCCAAGTTGGATGACAGTCTTGGGGGGATGCATGATAGTCGTCGCCTGTATTGCTTTGTCTTGGAAAAAGACCAAGGAGCCGAGTAACACGCCCGCAGATGCGGCTGATAAACCACTTCGTACCAGCTAA
- a CDS encoding opine metallophore biosynthesis dehydrogenase yields MTHQIGRLLIVGAGPAAIQTATLLRPHCSHLGMVSRRSSHWQARVDRLTHGDCVQVDAAKENLSCLAKSACIDSVYPDLDLVDGDWECIVIATPAYALVSVLNGLPIESLTRVKEVVLLSSWFGGHQITQGFFAQQGITPNVVVFSNYFAATKFEPKEHTLRVITKAVKKRVYAHVSQNEHGIFSLFKEALNLVNTQIQTLKSGFSVEGRNITLYVHSALFINPFSLDHIFAETGDKKYMYKLFPEGPITPLAMQTMVSLWRDVSALIEKLGGQSFNLLQFLNDDNYPVREQSLSRDQIDTFTDCTPIEQEYRLYVRYSAILIDPFSTPDKDGRYFDFSAVPFAKGDLEKAYWPRIPSEDLQALYWLQSLSSYCGIDCTSINQVLGVFEQWLLERGLENPFNQSNQDQASHGLAWLPSDLGVNHE; encoded by the coding sequence ATGACTCATCAAATAGGGCGATTATTAATTGTTGGAGCAGGCCCTGCGGCTATCCAAACCGCGACATTACTTCGACCACACTGCTCACATCTTGGTATGGTCAGCCGTCGATCCTCCCATTGGCAAGCTCGCGTTGACAGGTTAACCCATGGGGACTGCGTTCAAGTTGATGCAGCGAAAGAAAACTTGTCTTGCTTGGCAAAGTCAGCCTGCATTGACTCGGTATACCCAGATCTGGATCTTGTTGACGGTGATTGGGAGTGCATCGTTATTGCGACTCCCGCGTATGCTCTAGTTTCGGTGTTAAATGGGTTACCCATAGAAAGTCTGACACGAGTGAAGGAAGTCGTGCTGCTTTCATCCTGGTTTGGGGGTCATCAAATCACCCAAGGTTTCTTTGCCCAGCAAGGGATAACACCCAACGTAGTGGTCTTTTCTAATTACTTTGCAGCAACGAAATTTGAACCCAAAGAACACACGCTGCGAGTGATCACAAAAGCAGTCAAAAAACGTGTCTATGCCCATGTTAGCCAAAACGAACATGGTATATTCTCACTGTTTAAAGAAGCATTGAATTTAGTTAATACTCAAATTCAGACACTGAAAAGTGGATTCAGTGTTGAGGGGCGTAATATTACGCTTTACGTTCATTCTGCATTGTTTATTAACCCCTTTTCACTTGATCATATTTTTGCTGAGACGGGGGATAAGAAGTACATGTACAAATTATTCCCAGAAGGGCCGATCACGCCATTGGCAATGCAAACCATGGTGTCCTTGTGGCGAGATGTGTCTGCTCTGATTGAAAAGCTCGGTGGCCAATCATTTAACTTATTACAGTTTTTAAACGATGATAACTATCCCGTTCGTGAGCAAAGTTTGTCTCGTGATCAAATTGATACCTTTACGGACTGCACGCCTATAGAACAAGAATATCGCCTTTATGTTCGTTATAGCGCGATCTTAATTGATCCTTTTTCTACTCCAGATAAGGATGGACGGTATTTTGATTTCTCCGCGGTACCTTTTGCCAAAGGTGATCTTGAAAAAGCATACTGGCCTAGAATCCCAAGTGAAGACTTACAAGCACTGTATTGGCTGCAATCACTGTCGAGTTATTGCGGTATTGATTGTACGTCGATTAATCAAGTGCTGGGTGTTTTTGAGCAATGGTTACTTGAGCGAGGGCTCGAAAACCCATTTAACCAATCCAATCAAGACCAAGCGAGTCATGGTCTCGCATGGCTGCCTTCTGATCTAGGAGTGAATCATGAATAA
- a CDS encoding nicotianamine synthase family protein, whose amino-acid sequence MPMTYRHYELLVAISTFESQIETLTQYSVESCDCFALLQKKLDELCAWIMTESIQDLSDELKRHPEHDRQLKRLRETSIRALCVLEKHQSKCAKSHQLDITDYLNQLSNTVHIELDSASVTPDSRVLFIGSGSYPLSAFTIAKLTGAAVHGVDIDEHAVSMANDLDHDALPTSFGCQDLLTEFNDFKPTHILVASLVEHKWEILNRLKPFLTPSHRVLVRFGNGIKSAFNYPFNPELMEGWETRRLENLTAIYDTVIMERA is encoded by the coding sequence ATGCCGATGACCTATCGCCATTATGAATTGTTAGTGGCTATCTCGACATTTGAATCTCAGATAGAAACACTGACCCAATACAGCGTAGAGAGCTGTGACTGCTTTGCATTACTGCAAAAAAAGCTTGATGAGCTTTGTGCTTGGATCATGACAGAATCGATACAAGACTTAAGTGATGAGCTTAAACGTCATCCTGAACACGATAGACAACTGAAACGCTTGCGTGAAACCTCGATTCGGGCCCTATGTGTGCTAGAAAAGCACCAGTCTAAATGCGCTAAGTCTCATCAATTGGATATCACCGATTACTTAAACCAGCTGTCCAACACTGTACACATTGAGCTCGATAGTGCCAGTGTGACACCAGACTCTAGAGTTTTGTTTATCGGTTCAGGATCATATCCATTGTCTGCGTTTACCATAGCAAAGCTGACTGGCGCGGCTGTACACGGCGTTGATATTGATGAGCACGCAGTGAGTATGGCTAACGACCTTGATCATGATGCACTGCCAACCAGCTTTGGCTGTCAGGACCTGCTCACTGAGTTTAATGATTTTAAGCCGACTCATATATTGGTTGCTTCGTTGGTCGAGCATAAATGGGAGATATTGAACCGCTTGAAGCCCTTTCTAACTCCTTCTCATCGCGTGTTGGTACGCTTTGGTAATGGAATTAAGTCTGCATTTAACTATCCCTTCAATCCAGAGTTGATGGAAGGGTGGGAGACGCGTCGTCTCGAGAACTTAACGGCCATTTACGATACTGTCATAATGGAGAGAGCCTAA
- a CDS encoding ABC transporter ATP-binding protein, with amino-acid sequence MKRLSLKDVAVKIGGKSILTPINATFKSGEFSAILGPNGAGKTTLLKTMMGLIPSQGSLGAFLDDGQSIPRNRYAYLCQLNKSSSQLTVIEVVLLGLVHSLNWRITPEQEHTAESILRDLGLLHLAARTFSHLSGGQQQLVSMAQALVGRPSVLLLDEPTSALDLKHQVQVLALAKDYTHEHQCITIAVLHDLSMAARYCDHLLLLDQGKVQKAGSPSDVLDQQLLSHVYQVDVDVGQCNKGHLHITPHCL; translated from the coding sequence ATGAAGCGTCTGTCGCTCAAAGATGTTGCGGTTAAAATAGGTGGAAAATCAATACTGACACCGATAAACGCGACATTCAAATCAGGTGAGTTCTCTGCCATTCTTGGCCCTAATGGCGCAGGGAAAACCACTTTATTAAAGACAATGATGGGATTAATTCCCAGCCAAGGGAGTTTGGGTGCATTTCTAGACGATGGTCAAAGCATTCCACGCAATCGATATGCTTACTTGTGCCAACTCAATAAATCTTCCAGCCAGCTTACTGTGATTGAAGTGGTGTTGCTGGGCTTGGTTCATTCGCTAAATTGGCGCATTACTCCAGAGCAGGAACACACCGCCGAATCTATTTTGAGAGATCTTGGTTTGCTTCATCTTGCCGCTCGTACCTTTTCTCATTTAAGTGGTGGTCAGCAGCAATTGGTCTCAATGGCTCAGGCATTAGTTGGTCGTCCATCCGTTTTACTGTTAGACGAGCCGACCAGTGCGTTAGACCTAAAACACCAGGTACAAGTGCTGGCGCTAGCAAAAGATTACACGCATGAACATCAATGCATCACCATAGCGGTATTACATGATCTTTCTATGGCTGCACGCTATTGCGATCATTTGCTGTTGCTTGATCAAGGTAAAGTTCAAAAAGCAGGATCACCAAGCGATGTACTTGATCAGCAGCTGCTTAGCCACGTGTATCAAGTTGATGTGGATGTTGGTCAGTGTAATAAAGGGCATCTCCACATAACGCCGCATTGTCTCTAG
- a CDS encoding iron ABC transporter permease, giving the protein MNLNKGGVYRKIQQRRYRALLITFIALCISIFLDICTGASWISLDSVADALLGGPQGNTLSTTIVWHLRLPVTLTCLVVGASLGLAGGLMQTLLANPLASPYTLGISAAAGFGAATALLTGFSLFGLAWLGVPITAFIASAIASLVIYFIGRSQNMDAKILILAGIVVLFFFQALQSLVQYLASPEVLQQIVFWLFGSLLKASWLSFAVAGVILIIGLLFSLPRVWALTALSSGEERAQALGVNTRKLRLEMFLLCSLLTAGAVSFVGTIGFVGLVAPHLARLLVGEDQRLYLPLSTLMGALLLCVSSLVGKVLIPGTIIPIGIITSLVGVPFLLYLLLKRRGGL; this is encoded by the coding sequence ATGAATTTAAATAAGGGCGGGGTTTACAGAAAAATCCAGCAAAGGCGATACCGCGCTTTGTTGATTACTTTTATCGCGCTTTGTATTTCTATTTTTTTGGATATTTGTACGGGAGCGTCTTGGATAAGTTTAGACAGTGTGGCTGATGCTTTACTTGGCGGCCCACAAGGGAATACGCTGTCGACCACTATAGTGTGGCATTTGCGCCTTCCCGTCACGCTTACCTGTTTGGTGGTAGGTGCTTCGCTGGGGCTGGCGGGAGGTTTAATGCAAACCTTGCTCGCCAATCCGCTGGCAAGCCCCTACACCTTGGGGATTTCTGCTGCTGCTGGCTTTGGTGCCGCGACGGCCTTGCTCACTGGGTTTTCTCTCTTTGGTCTTGCTTGGCTTGGGGTGCCTATCACTGCTTTTATTGCTTCAGCAATCGCAAGCTTAGTGATTTATTTTATCGGCCGCTCCCAGAATATGGACGCTAAAATCCTCATTCTAGCTGGGATTGTGGTGCTGTTTTTCTTTCAGGCTTTGCAGTCTTTAGTCCAATATCTAGCATCACCAGAAGTTCTTCAACAAATCGTGTTCTGGCTATTTGGGAGTTTGTTGAAAGCCTCTTGGTTATCGTTTGCAGTGGCTGGTGTGATCCTCATTATTGGTCTGCTGTTTTCTCTTCCCAGAGTATGGGCGTTGACGGCCTTATCTTCAGGAGAGGAACGTGCACAGGCGCTTGGTGTTAATACCCGAAAGCTCAGATTGGAAATGTTTTTACTCTGCTCGCTACTGACTGCCGGCGCTGTGTCTTTTGTTGGTACGATTGGTTTTGTTGGTTTGGTTGCTCCACATCTTGCGCGCCTTTTAGTCGGTGAAGACCAGCGCCTTTACTTGCCTTTGTCGACATTAATGGGTGCCTTATTGCTTTGTGTATCTTCCTTGGTCGGTAAAGTGCTCATTCCTGGCACAATTATTCCAATAGGTATTATCACCTCTTTAGTTGGAGTGCCGTTTCTTCTTTATTTGTTACTTAAACGTCGGGGTGGGCTATGA
- a CDS encoding ABC transporter substrate-binding protein, giving the protein MAKIEVEDVLGRHITLEAPAERIFLGFYFEDYLAIAGPDAYKKVAIFPRHSWKDYRQSQWQTYRDIIPEIETITDSGSIYTGTFDFESLLTTKPDVALLAAWQYDALGDKVALLEKSGIKVVVVDFNAQTLERHLKSARVIGKVMGTEGRAEAIAQDYEQTVNDVQRRVAKYLSQHPQRRVYVEIGTGGAAEYGKSYANAMWGNLLNIAGANNIANGKIDGSAHLTPEYVLSQDPEVIFISGAHWAKHNGSALLGFGTKAEDAQATYHPYLERAGWEHITAVKQGHVYGMYHSGTRTIYDHIFLEFLAKSIYPEAFKDVDPMAHHRAFFEQYMPQKLSGTFMIKVDS; this is encoded by the coding sequence ATGGCCAAAATCGAGGTTGAAGATGTGCTGGGTCGGCATATCACTTTGGAAGCGCCTGCTGAGCGCATATTCTTAGGTTTTTATTTCGAAGACTATCTGGCTATTGCAGGTCCAGATGCATACAAGAAAGTGGCTATTTTCCCTCGTCATTCTTGGAAAGACTATCGTCAGTCACAGTGGCAAACGTATCGTGACATCATTCCTGAAATTGAAACCATTACTGATTCTGGATCCATTTACACCGGAACCTTCGATTTCGAGTCGCTCCTCACTACTAAACCAGATGTCGCCTTGCTGGCAGCATGGCAATACGATGCCTTGGGTGACAAGGTCGCTTTGCTTGAAAAAAGCGGTATTAAAGTCGTTGTCGTTGATTTTAATGCACAAACTTTAGAGCGACATTTAAAAAGTGCGAGAGTGATAGGCAAAGTCATGGGAACTGAAGGGCGGGCAGAAGCCATTGCTCAAGACTATGAACAAACCGTTAATGATGTGCAAAGACGAGTGGCTAAGTATCTGAGTCAACATCCACAAAGACGAGTTTATGTGGAAATTGGTACAGGTGGAGCTGCGGAGTATGGTAAGTCTTATGCGAATGCGATGTGGGGAAACTTGCTTAACATCGCAGGGGCCAACAACATTGCCAATGGTAAAATTGATGGTTCTGCACACCTGACCCCCGAATATGTGCTCAGCCAAGACCCTGAAGTTATCTTCATTTCCGGTGCGCATTGGGCTAAACATAATGGCAGTGCTTTGCTAGGTTTTGGTACCAAAGCAGAAGATGCGCAAGCTACCTATCATCCGTATCTTGAGAGAGCTGGCTGGGAGCACATCACCGCCGTCAAGCAAGGTCATGTATATGGTATGTATCACTCTGGTACTCGGACTATCTATGACCATATATTTCTTGAGTTTCTCGCTAAATCTATCTATCCAGAGGCGTTTAAGGACGTGGATCCTATGGCACATCACCGAGCTTTTTTTGAGCAATACATGCCGCAAAAACTCTCTGGAACATTCATGATCAAGGTGGATAGTTAA